From the Coffea eugenioides isolate CCC68of chromosome 1, Ceug_1.0, whole genome shotgun sequence genome, the window ggaaaagaaagagaaaaatggaaggTAGTGgcttcttgaccaagacaaGGACTCTTTAtttattaccaaaatttcacaactttcctcttcatttgctgctgcttggccgagagagacaagagagaaaaacaccaagggaaaacactccatttcttcttgaatcaaaCTACTAAGTGAGAAATCAAACGaaataaaccgattaaacttaccttTGAGTGTTTAGTTAGTGATTTGTggtgagattttggaaagacaAAGCTTGGGCTACACTTGGTGAACTCTAATCAAGGTAAGGAAGATGATCTCTCTAAATTttactttcaatcttgtttaaattaagCTTAGTAACTTAAtttgtggtggaatcatggatgctaTCATGTTTTGGAAGTTCTCCCctttttatatgatgaactagggtttgaggaatttctgcccaatttgatgtatgatgcatatatgttgtaattaagtttatataaggggttttggaagtgagaaattaaggaagatTGCattaaaatctgaaaattccaaaattctggaaaattgttcTTCCTTTCTGTCTGGTTTTGTAGctatatgttagaggctgaattggtcttaggtcaaagaataaaagttgtagataatagtattttataggtgcctacaaaatttcagctcaatcagagcaacgtaggtcatgaaaagtccaaaatacccttactattttaagtttttccccagcagtccgtttcgtcagtttgtccagtttatcacgtttttccactaggatccgtactgatttagcttttttccaaaacatgaaagttgtagtattctgacttagatTTTAAAtgactctaagaacacctgaatcggacttttataacctgagatatgaccattacagtacaatgtggttaaatagccgacgagttagattttggttctgtaatttgaggatttgactaagttgcattagaaactggactaggtgaccttcatgaacattgtatccctatgtcttagcttcgaaacggcataggttacgccttaatccgataagcgtagcctcggatatgttatttccgcattcacaCGTCAAAtttgtcttttgctagattgtatttctgcacttgttattattgtgattcttattcttatgatattaggagcctatggaacggcttttgACCTGAATTATGATATACGTGACTTTGGGttgtggctgaggaaaaataatgaagcctaaatggctggaaaattaggtaaacacaaagggcatgctgcccgaatttacgctcgaggactagaaaactatacttgtaacttgtgtaaaggttaagtgattatcacttaaaCTAGCGAGCACCTttactactttgttatcgagggttatacgttaaaaacctaaacgaacttgtacccttgaggaaaagatataatggccaatgtaaacttgtatttctttgtactttcaactcaagtgttgttttccaagtatatatactacaaaaaccttacgatttgaaaagcgagcaagtgtttcatgaatgtctttcaaatgaatttcaattggttgattcttaatgaacggaacgtttaagtttcgaatcttactcgtgtttcaaagttctcaaattggatttctatcgcagatttggacttcAAACCTAGAGTATAGTTGAACGTGAATGCTTGAAACACTATAATtggagtgagtgatccctcgactgttcccaaagttacttttgaactaattcttgcatttattactccattgcatatcatttgggttcgggtgtgtgccatgacataatttggctccaatgagttcctggaaagtcttgtgcttagaaccaatgtctccactattgtttacatattctttggagcccgatggctccttacttctgtttcacggttacctaatctaaacgagcattggatatttaaatacaagaacttcactggctcacatgagcaataaatgaacatttgattactgcatcatgacatcatatcaatgctttattgtgaaatatacttggctgttgattttactggtcactcgctgagcttctaactcaccccctactatcttcttctccccacagggatcgaagtaaaggaagaacttgtttttggatctttgtgtggctggatggcgtacatcttgtatagtttagttttggttttggtttatgtacttttgggcttgtataaatatttggaattgaatcggatgtaaatctacattttacgcttagaactagtttccgcttcgcttatgatatgtaattttggagaattggatgtattatttgagttgtaccttgtaatttacttgaggaatgcaGTAAGTgaatgagtcccggcgagagctgggcaggcggtccgctaaaccctttggttcgccttagggggaggtggagtCGTTAcacattatataatatatataactaatattattattattataagtttgtaactaattaaattaaatattatatatataattaaatataaatatacaaatgttataatataaatatacaattataattatataatatatacaaatattaattatacaaatattttatataaatgtaatatatattacatattaaatatagttgttattatatattattatatttaaaataataataataataataattatataatttattaatattacatacatgtatatattataattatacgcacatataatatacatttataaatatacatatatattataaatatattattatataatattaataaatttataatatatattatataagtataattatatttaactaaataattataatatataattatataatataataatatcattattataagtttgtaactaattaaattaaatactatatataattaattataattatatgaaagttataatataaatatataattatatttatataatatataaatattaattgtactaatattttatataaatataatgcatATTAATTAGATAtagttattatatattattatatttaaaataataaatataaatataattatataatttattaatattatatacatgtatttattttaattatatgcacatataatatacatttatagatatacatatatattataaatatattattatataatattcataaatttataatatatattatataaatataattatatttaactaaataattataatatatatttatataatgtactaatattataattataatatattatatatatgtatatattataatatataataaataaaatatatataaatattaattatatcattgtataattataatatgtaattggatttgtttcttggaatcgAACTTGGGAATCGGACAAAACCCACCAAAATACTTGGGAATGgagaaacaccaaatttttagaaatcattccaaGATTTTAATTCCCATTCCAGTGAACCAAACACCATTTATGGGGTTCATTCCATTCCCCGAATCCGATACCCTCTTACCAAACGCCTCCAAGTACTAGATTGGATCATTGGAGTCCCCAAGTACCAGAAAATGCAGCTTTtcaccaagaaaaaaaaaaggtaatggTACAAGAGTGTAATTCTAAGCTCGTGTGAAGACCCAAACAGTAAATTCTCCCAATTGTCACTCCATGAGAAAAGGATTCTCTGAGGTTGTAGGGTTGTAGGAGCGAAGAGAATTTTCAACGGTCAAGATCAACCCAGCTGACCTCGATCTCACCGAAATCAACGTGTCCGGCTAGGCAGATCGGCGTTTAGAGTTCAGATCCCACCCTCCGCACCTGCCATGACCCCGTCGCACACTGCTAGATCCCACCTAGAATCCAGCTCGGTCACGCACACTGCTATAAAATTCTATTCACTTGTTCCCCGTCGCATATTAATAGTCGTCCATTCCTCAAAGCCTGCCTCTTCTTTCTCATTCCGTTTCCTCGCTGCGCTCCTCGTTCTTCTCTCCTCCATGCTTACACCGCGACTTCCAAGGCGAGTCGAACGCAGGTATTTCCCAACTCCCcttctctctccttttttcaCGGTCCGAAATCGCTAATTCGTCCTGATCTTAACCCTCTTTTTTCGTTTTTAATTCGTTATATATTGAAGATCTGTGTTTCATTTCtgtcttttctttttgtccTCAGTCTTCCACGTGGTCTTTTTTCTAGATCTGTCTGCGATATAAggtcctctctcttttttcttttttttgggggttcgTTTTGGTtttagttttctgtttcattgaAATATCTGGATTtgtgtagatctatctcttttACGGATTAGGATCTGTTGATGGTTTGATTGTTGGTTTGCTGGTTATGGATCTGACGTTGTGCTACTGTTGAATCGGGTTTTGATTTTGTTTGAAGAATTCAATTTTCGTGGATCCAAGTTGTTTGAAATTAGTCAAGGTTAATAAATTTGTTTGTTTCGTTACTATTTCTTGTGTACTTGTATTTAATCTGGGGCTACTTTTCCTAGTTTTACTGTTTTCTTAGAGTGTGTTGTAAATTTTCTTTGTGGTTTAGCATGTGTTTGATTTTCTGCTGTGGGTCTGCAGGTTTCTCATGTCATTCCTGTCTATCCgtttaaacaaaatttaaatttggcattctttgttttttctggTTGATACATGGGTTTTTTATAACCAGATAAAAGGGGCTTTAAGAGAGtgattttttgttgttgttgttacaTTTTGTGAATAGTCAAAGTTGTCATTCCATGAAATGGGTGTTCTTTGACAATGGGGTTTCTGAAACAATAAGTTGCATGTTGGATACTATTTCTTTCCCTGCTGTTAAGTTGATGTAATACATTTAGATTAAGGTGGTGATGTCTTGAGTATGAAGAATTAGGGCATTGTAGGGTGTACAATGATTATATTGCATAGGGTTTAATATTGGTGTCAATGGATAGTATTTTATTGCTTCTGACAAGGGCAtcaatggtttattttgattaagtgttaatgTTGTTGGCCATTCTGTTACTTAAAAATGAAGAGCTGATACTTAACCAAACAAGGAAACTTTAAGTTGGTTGTTTACACATGCACACTTTTCCGGCTTTATTGTTTTGTATGGAATTGTGATGTGAATAGTTTTTCTTATGTAACATTTACTAGTATTATAGATTCATGTCGAGGGATAAAACAAATACGTTCTTGTTATTGAAGTTTTATAGGTTTCTAGTGCCAAATGCAGTCTGTAGTGTGACAACTCTCTTAACTAGTCAGTGTCCTGAAAATGCTAACAAGGTTTAGTGTCATTTGATTTTGTCCTCGGCAGGGGTTCCAGTGTAAGTGAAAATGGCTGATCAGCGTCAGTGCCCAACTGTTGCTCAGAAACTAGCTAATCAGCTGCATTTGAGTAGCAGTCTGTCCCAAGATATTCAAGGCCGCTATGGAGGCTTCCGGAGACCTGCTTTTCACCAGAGGTGCTTTGCATATGGCAATTACTCGAATGCAGGATTGCATACTGTGGTGCAGTCTTGCCGTGCTACCCAGGAACTGTCATTGGTTGCTGCAAATGCATCACCAGTATTTGTCCAGGCTCCTGCAGAGAAAGGCATTGGAAGCTTTGCCATTGACTTTCTCATGGGTGGGGTTTCAGCTGCTGTGTCAAAAACTGCTGCTGCTCCTATTGAGCGTGTTAAGCTTTTGATCCAGAACCAAGATGAAATGATTAAGGCTGGTCGTCTGTCTGAGCCATACAAGGGAATTGGAAACTGCTTCAATCGAACCATTCAAGATGAAGGATTTATATCATTGTGGAGAGGAAACACTGCTAATGTCATCCGTTACTTCCCTACACAGGTTTCCACACACACTTTTTCAAGACTTCATTTACCAACTACACGCATGAGAACTTTTGTGTCTATTATCTTTGTTCATGTTTTGTTAACCGCCTGTACATGTTATGCAGGCCTTGAACTTTGCATTCAAGGACTACTTCAAGAGGCTTTTCAATTTCAAGAAGGACAAGGATGGTTACTGGAAATGGTTTGCCGGTAACCTTTTATCAGGTGGTGCTGCTGGTGCTTCTTCCCTTCTTTTTGTCTATTCTTTGGACTATGCTCGTACCCGTCTTGCAAATGATGCCAAGGCTGCAAAGAAGGGTGGTGAAAGGCAATTTAATGGTTTGGTTGATGTCTACAAGAAGACCTTGCAGACTGATGGTATTGCTGGTCTTTACCGTGGGTTCAACATTTCATGTGTGGGTATCATTGTGTACCGTGGCCTGTATTTTGGAATGTATGATTCTTTGAAGCCAGTGGTTTTGACAGGAAATTTGCAGGTCAGTGTGTTTCTTGACTGTAGTTTTATGTGTATTGCAGTTGGCTTATGATGATTTTAACTTCTTACTGATTGGACCAATGCCAATTAGTGTCATATCTCTGAATTTAGTTAGGTACAGGTAGCTGATAATTCTAATGTGATGACTTTTTTCTAAGGTAGCTGATAATTCTACTGACAATCTGACTTTGTACTACTCTTCTGTTGGAAACTTGGGACAATTTTGTTTCTTAATTGTTACTCCAATATAAGGTCTTCTGATGTCTTCTGTCTGGTTACAGGATAGTTTCTTTGCTAGCTTTGCTCTTGGTTGGCTCATCACAAACGGTGCTGGCCTTGCTTCTTATCCAATAGACACTGTTAGAAGAAGAATGATGATGACATCTGGTGAAGCTGTCAAGTACAAGAGCTCATTTGACGCGTTTGCACAAATCTTGAAGAATGAGGGTGCTAAATCTTTGTTCAAGGGTGCTGGTGCAAACATCCTTCGTGCCGTTGCTGGCGCTGGGGTCCTTGCTGGTTATGACAAGCTTCAGTTAATtgtttttggaaagaaatatgGTTCTGGTGGTGCCTAAGGACCATGTTCTTGATTCCATATTAGATGGTGATGAAAATGTTTTTGGTCGAGTCAAGTCAGGAAAAATTTTTGCGCAGTTCAATAACTAGAGGCTAGggagagagaggaagaagagggggggggggggggtgggtgTTTTGCCCCAAACATTTATTGTTATTCTTCGTTAGGGAAATTGGTTCCCACAAACTTCATCATTGGGAGAGGGTTAAAATTTTTCGGTTCGAATTGATTTCAACTTTAGCAAAGCTGCTCAATTATAATTTGTTATCATTAAGACTCGTCAGCTCTTATAGTTAATAGTGCCTggtttaatttttatttgtcattACCTTTTGGTACAAGGTTCTCCGAGCACCGTGAAAATATCTAGTGTGTGCACATCTGAAGCTATTGTTTGCAAATTAGGGTTAAATAAGGCCTTGAGTTAGGGGCGGGCAGTTCATTTTTGCAACGCAACATATTTCTCCACCTAATTTTGTGTATTgcaaatttatttaatttttagttcaTCGAAACAAAGGGATGTGGGTGGAGGGTTTGGAATATGAATACACCCACGTATCTTAATTTAATCACCTCTGTACTTCGCTAACAGGTGATTATCCTCTAATTGGTGAACGAACTCCTTTGGGAAATTGCTATATGTGTATTGTAATATGTTCTTTTGTCCTGGTACTTTAATCTTCATGATTGGagtaggaaaattttttgtGCTCCTTAGATTGAGGTCCAGTTCTTGGATCTCATGAACAATATGTCTGAAATGGAAATAGTTTAGGTGTTTATCCGTAGTCTGTTCAAACATTACAGTGTCAAGTCCAAgctatctttttccttttattgcacCTTAGATACCTAGAATATTCATGGCAGATCTGGACTTTGAAAGTGTGAAtcgttttttccttttcttaatgttgaattttttaagttattcttttgcGTTTTAATTTCTAGATATCAAGGCAAACTGATTTTATATGGATTGAGTTGTACATAATTTCAAGAAGTGTGTTGAGTGAGGGTGTGGTTGGCTGGGAGTGATGACGTTTACTCATAAATTTATTTGTTTCTCACTATCAATCTTTATCCATTTTTGTGTCTTTGACTAATGATCGAAAACCTTAAATTTAATTctctaaaaaaatttattagcctcttcatttttaatttttgtaacttgtaggataattttagaaacattCCTTGAGATTTCTAATAATTGTAACGAAATATAGGTCCGAGTAACTATAACAATCAAAAAGCATGTCTAGGTACAGCTAGTGATATAGGCAAAATTTCCAATAAATATCCTATGCTGTCTTGCCTTTCTTCACCACCCCCCCCCCGGTCCCCAATCCCGCCCCTCCCCAGCCGCCTTGCCTTTCTTCACCATTTTCGATTGTCTATCATCCTAGTTCTCCTGTTCCTTTAGCCTTCCCAACTTGTTTTCCAATCCAACATTCACAATGCTTTGCACAAACCACTTTCGCTTTCTTCCTCCATCACCCAAAAGCACAACTTGTCTACCTCCTCTACTACTGATTTGATGTCCACACCCAAGACCTATTCCATCAAGCACAGTGAAATTAACCTgtgataaaaaattttcttgttttgagtAATATGTTATATTTTGTCTACATAGCATATGTTGCATGTAGGAGATGGTAATTAATATGTAAAGCACAAGATGGTTGCAATGGATTTTCCAAAATTAGTAAGCTAAACTGTTAAAGGGACTTGGGGAAGAGATGGAGGCAATAAATGGAGAAATGCAGTTTGATCCCTGATATTTGGCTCATGTGCTTAACTGCCCTCTGATGTTTTGATCAAAACAAATATATTCCCctaagtttttaattttaagcAAAAGAACGATAATTAACAGAATTTGATaatgtgtgaggacccgtaaattttttttatctcataatatgttattttcttttcttgcatgtATTTTCTTCGTGAAACCCTATTATATTGCTTTTTccgagatttttataagtaaatatagttttgaaatcatttttcatagtataagttagtcttgataagtttgaagtgcgttgaagacgtgggacccgctagtgcgctaaatgcgataaaattttgacgattaattgaagttttgtatgaagagatattattttacaaggtgttaggagataattagagaatAGTTATCTAGGTTAAGTTTGGTagacaaagggataagaataCACTTACGAAGGGCCAAGTGTCGCGATCCAATTGGaagttgacttgcctaacttttctttaactttactaaaactcctattttgacccaaatcatcttcatttgctatcctccttggccgaactccaccttgagagaaaataaaagaaagcttcaactatatcttccatttcttgcacaaatcttgaaatccaaccgattaactcttgaattagtccacaaaatcgacttgctaagggagtttgaagaacttggtgaagttgttttggaagaaaaacccctaagctactacctttcttgaggagttaaggtattttgcttggaactcacttattgtttctaataatggtcaattggtgacttatggtagctaactagttggttttatggaagattttatggattagagtggagttggctaaatttctgatttttgtgggaatttttctgttttcatatgatggttatggttggccttgaattgatggatctaaattgtgttaaatggatcccttgtgTGCTAATtacgattgtttgcggaaaaatttcggttttgtgcggaaattccagttttagggttttgatttgcCCTGTTCTTCTTGGTTCTGTttgactaggttagaggccgaattaggcttagtacaaaacataaaagttgtaggaaatgatattttatagctgcctgtaaaatttcagctcaatcggagtactgtagcctatgaaatgactgaaatacccttgactgcccataagccctattttcgcggacagttttctgtcttcgtggagatttcaatttttgactcttaaaatgcatgatttagttTTAAaagtcttcataagaaatgtaagtatatgtcttggctttgaaacgccataagatacacctcaatcggacttcggtagcctgagttattgccgtttaatcatagtgcggttaactggtctgattgtgagatgctggttctgtaatttgaaattttgacctagatacactatgaactgcactaagtggtcttcataaaagttgtagacctttatcttagcttcaaaacggtataaatttcaccccaatccgataagcgtagcttcggttgtgtctgttccgctaagagacgtcaaacctgttatttagcttttgtccttaaaacttgatttctagttgcattcctagacttgctttgtatttggatgaacttgagcctagttgaagggctattgtattgagatttcttatgtgttgaattggactgacttgaggaaaaacaatgaagccataaatggctggaatatagcaaaatacagagggcatgctgcccaaaattttagggctacgcgattccttcaagttgagttgatcttactaaaaatgaagggttttgagggttgtttgtaaccctaggaccaactgttctctttttactcaaaagtcatatttttattcttttgtactagtacttaacctggaaaggcgtacgacatgtagtcgggcctcatttatgcattccatttaccgGGTTTGTGGATatgcgaactataattgttttatcttgattattttagggtttcttggagattaaagccactttgggtaaaaaacttttgaagtatctgtactggaaccggtgagtgtaccactcccctcatttgttgcttaacttggtttctgcacctgcaatCTATGAGTTGAATGACTGTATCATCTGTTTATTCtatttgagacgagggtgtactttatcacactcgttctcttgtctgtctgtatgcctatttactgtgtataatctgttaactgtatctgagtctgttcggacgtcgtttggaggctggtatccaacgacctttctgtgacctttgagctcaacacctgtggttagttactcaagtcgggccggcaagggcctggtcgattagataacgaaccacggtagtctgttctggaaatctttgggtattgagactcttgattccggtatactcgagtattaccattactgttcctgttcggcgtttgggcccggtaggggtatgtttggtggacgaaaattggtgtaaagtggggtctacggatatgttggttctatttacgttgacggagagtcaacggcttcggatcaagtactgcaaatagaaatctggctcctgagagccacttgtatcctttccctttgaatcactgtgtctaactgctttcctttatatctggtatatgtatctgattggttaaacgtgaaaggccatgattttacccctatatgtttggtacctcattaaGCGTAAGTttacccctttctgttacctttgttttccttacaggggacaaacttggaaatcacggttttggaagaaaagggtcaagctagtatatatgtcatgttgttaagttttttttgaaaacgaagccctaattgtattttgtgtagtatgaataccttggattgcactgtatgttaatttgttcaagactccaatgtaaatatatgtataagtgtttaaccttgtctattaaatgtattccgttgagattatgattttatggtttggtaagcatgttctcaccttagtagtttccaattgttcattttctttgggtcctatcgcgcgtaccatattgggtttgtgtgaatcgactccgtagtcctggcgagagttgggcaggcggtccgccgaaccctttggttcgccttagggtgaggtggggctgtcacataatgCTTGGTAGTTGAAACCAAATTACCATTAATCAATAATTTTGACTTTACAAAGTTGGTCCTAATATTTAGAATTGGGAACAATGGGGTCCCAGATTTTAAATAGTAATAGTTGACGTTTTAAAGATGAACTACAATTTGTATTGAATTAACTATATGGCAAACATGTTCCAACATCCCCAAATAAATAGAAACATAGAAAAGCTAATCAAAAGTTGATGTGATCATCAAGACATGGTAGtaaataaatttcaaaaatacaTATTTTTTAACACTAAAATACATATCATACTAGTGATATCTAAAGagaaatttatttaaaatacccACAAAAACCCTAAAAGCACTTCATAACGGCACAACAATTTTCTTTACCTTAAACAGCACActttttgttaaattaatttCAATTGAGCACCCTCTTTGTTAAGTTAGTTTCAATTGAACAAAGATATGCaaacaattaataaaataaaagctATAATGAGGGGAGAAATTGAATTTAATGCAAATGTTCTAGTATCACTCAAAATAATTTTGGTACGACTTTTGGACATAAGTTTGAAATGGCTATAGTTAGGAATTGTGATTGCATTAACTGGAAAAGGTAAGCATGGACTTGATGTGCTTTTAGGGATttctaaaataattattttttgccTTTTCATCCTATTACATTTCTAACATATTACATATAAGAGCAAAATTTCTTGGCCAATTTGGATTATCACTTCCTCTCCGAAGCAAATTCTCTCTAAGCACCTTCCTCTCAAGCTTAGTTTGAATTCTAGGGTTAGCCATGGCTACCCTTCATCCTTCGGGTGAAGGGCAACCCACGTATCCATCGCCACGGAAACGATCCTTCGCTGAGATTATCTCTTCTTACCCCCCACCTTAACTGCCACTTCTTGCCTCAAGCCTCACGAATTATACAAGGGAGAGCTAGCAGTATCCTTCTCGAATGACGATATCCAGCTCCTCTCAGCCCCTTTCAAGTTTAtgtttgttggaaaattttctaaaggaCTGCCGTCAATGGAAGCTCTGAGAAAAGATTTCATGACTGTTGGCTTCAAGGGTCCTTTCTCCTTAG encodes:
- the LOC113778295 gene encoding ADP,ATP carrier protein, mitochondrial → MADQRQCPTVAQKLANQLHLSSSLSQDIQGRYGGFRRPAFHQRCFAYGNYSNAGLHTVVQSCRATQELSLVAANASPVFVQAPAEKGIGSFAIDFLMGGVSAAVSKTAAAPIERVKLLIQNQDEMIKAGRLSEPYKGIGNCFNRTIQDEGFISLWRGNTANVIRYFPTQALNFAFKDYFKRLFNFKKDKDGYWKWFAGNLLSGGAAGASSLLFVYSLDYARTRLANDAKAAKKGGERQFNGLVDVYKKTLQTDGIAGLYRGFNISCVGIIVYRGLYFGMYDSLKPVVLTGNLQDSFFASFALGWLITNGAGLASYPIDTVRRRMMMTSGEAVKYKSSFDAFAQILKNEGAKSLFKGAGANILRAVAGAGVLAGYDKLQLIVFGKKYGSGGA